The Shewanella sp. MTB7 genome includes a window with the following:
- a CDS encoding M2 family metallopeptidase, which translates to MKLSTIRLAKLSLLIALSLWGSACQKVQSDESTSSEAQVADANTFIEQSEQTLSELSIEINRSEWIYNNFITQDTAALSASVAEKHTATSVKLATLAANYTDLPLSNDNLRKLGILRSALVLPAPLDPKKNAELAAISAELNGLYGKGKYCFDDGRCLTQPELSAIMGESQDPATLLEVWQGWREIAKPMRPLFEREVELANEGAQDLGYANLSELWRSQYDMKPDEFSIELDRLWDQVKPLYDSLHCYVRGELNEKYGDKIVPKQGAIPAHLLGNMWAQSWGNIYDQVAPEDADPGYDVTQLLAAQNYDEIKMVKQAENFFSSLGFEVLPDTFWERSLFVQPKDRDVVCHASAWDLDDKDDIRIKMCIQKTAEDFTVIHHELGHNYYQRAYKNQPFIFKNSANDGFHEAIGDTIALSITPSYLKQIGLLDQVPDASKDIGLLLKQALDKVAFMPFGLMIDQWRWKVFSGEITPTQYNQAWWELREKYQGVKSPTSRDETYFDPGAKYHVPANVPYTRYFLAHILQFQFHKALCETAGNKEPVHRCSIYGNKEAGNQLNTMLEMGRSQPWPEALAVVTGSKEMDATAVLDYFAPLQTWLNEQNAQANRQCGW; encoded by the coding sequence ATGAAACTTTCTACTATTCGGCTTGCTAAGCTATCATTGCTGATAGCCTTATCCTTATGGGGTTCAGCATGCCAAAAAGTGCAATCAGACGAGAGCACTTCTAGCGAAGCTCAAGTGGCTGATGCAAACACCTTCATCGAACAATCCGAGCAAACCTTGAGTGAACTATCCATCGAAATTAATCGCTCTGAATGGATCTATAATAACTTCATCACTCAAGATACCGCAGCCTTATCGGCTTCTGTCGCCGAAAAGCATACAGCAACGTCCGTGAAACTGGCCACGTTGGCAGCAAACTACACCGATCTCCCGCTCAGCAATGATAATCTGCGTAAGCTTGGTATTTTACGCAGTGCACTTGTATTACCCGCTCCACTTGATCCAAAGAAAAACGCAGAGTTAGCCGCAATTAGTGCTGAACTTAATGGGCTTTATGGTAAAGGTAAGTACTGCTTTGATGATGGCCGCTGCCTGACACAACCAGAACTCTCCGCCATCATGGGAGAGTCACAGGATCCAGCGACGTTATTAGAGGTGTGGCAAGGCTGGCGCGAAATAGCTAAACCTATGCGGCCACTATTTGAAAGAGAAGTAGAGCTCGCTAACGAGGGGGCCCAAGATCTTGGCTATGCCAACCTTTCAGAGTTATGGCGTAGCCAATATGATATGAAACCGGACGAATTTTCAATTGAACTTGACAGACTCTGGGATCAAGTTAAACCCCTGTATGATTCACTACACTGCTATGTTCGCGGTGAGCTCAATGAAAAGTACGGCGATAAAATCGTCCCTAAACAGGGCGCCATACCTGCTCATTTGTTAGGTAATATGTGGGCTCAAAGTTGGGGCAATATTTATGACCAAGTGGCACCTGAAGATGCAGATCCCGGATATGATGTGACTCAACTCCTTGCAGCCCAGAATTACGACGAAATTAAGATGGTGAAACAAGCTGAAAATTTCTTTAGTTCATTAGGATTTGAAGTATTACCCGACACTTTCTGGGAACGTTCTTTGTTTGTTCAACCTAAAGATAGAGATGTCGTCTGCCATGCATCCGCGTGGGATCTTGATGACAAAGATGATATTCGAATTAAGATGTGTATTCAGAAGACAGCTGAAGATTTCACCGTCATCCATCACGAGTTGGGACACAATTACTATCAACGAGCCTATAAAAACCAACCCTTTATTTTCAAAAATAGTGCTAACGATGGTTTTCATGAAGCCATAGGAGACACCATAGCCCTCTCAATTACACCGAGTTACCTTAAACAGATTGGTTTACTTGACCAAGTCCCTGACGCATCAAAGGATATTGGCTTACTGTTAAAACAAGCGCTGGACAAGGTGGCCTTTATGCCATTTGGCTTGATGATAGATCAATGGCGCTGGAAAGTATTTAGCGGAGAGATAACACCAACTCAATACAACCAAGCCTGGTGGGAATTAAGAGAAAAATACCAAGGGGTTAAATCACCGACAAGTCGTGACGAAACCTATTTCGATCCAGGAGCTAAGTATCATGTTCCGGCCAATGTACCCTACACACGCTACTTCTTAGCTCATATTCTACAATTCCAATTCCACAAAGCGTTATGTGAAACTGCCGGCAATAAGGAACCCGTACACCGTTGCAGCATCTATGGTAATAAAGAAGCAGGTAATCAACTAAATACCATGCTTGAGATGGGACGCAGTCAACCTTGGCCAGAGGCTTTAGCCGTAGTGACTGGCAGTAAAGAGATGGATGCCACAGCTGTACTCGATTACTTCGCACCATTACAAACTTGGCTAAATGAGCAAAATGCTCAAGCAAATAGACAGTGTGGTTGGTAA
- a CDS encoding acyl-CoA dehydrogenase translates to MTVFILALLVIIVLFGVKSIRMQFITRPIFSFFKRVLPPLSDTEKEAMEAGDVWWEGELFRGKPNWETLHSYGKPKLTAEEQDFIENQVMTALTMIDDFDIVQNRKDLPPELWEYFKHEGFFALMIPKKYGGKAFSAYAISTIVGKLACRSVSAAVTVMVPNSLGPAELLTHYGTKEQREHWLPKLASGEAIPCFALTGPEAGSDAGAIPDTGVVCRQQFEGEEVLGLRLNWDKRYITLAPVSTVLGLAFQMQDPDGLLGDKEALGITCALIPTDHDGVVIGRRHSPLNMAFMNGTTQGKDVFIPLDWIIGGPQFAGRGWRMLVECLSAGRGISLPALATAAGHTATKTTTAYSYVRHQFGLSIGQFEGVQEALARIIANTYQLEAARRLTTTGIDLKVKPSVVTAIAKYHMTEMSRDVLNDAMDIQSGKGIQLGPKNYLGHAYMANPISITVEGANILTRSLMIFGQGATRCHPYVLAEMETAAMEDSCAALERFDSLLLGHIGYAARNAFSSLFSALTGSRFNQSPVSGETQQYYRNMTRLSAALALMTDFSMLIMGGDLKRKEMLSARMGDVLSELYLASATLKMFEDNGRQHDDLPAVRFVMATRLQDAAKALDGALRNFPNRPVAWVMRALIFPIGNHFNGASDKMTTELVSGMMKPGPARDRLTFLCPDFEQDKGGITEVEDAFKAQYACRQIHKKIKTAQREGGLSKKLVNLELFNLACENMVITQDELKVVLKADELRLAAINVDDFETL, encoded by the coding sequence ATGACTGTATTTATCCTTGCACTGCTGGTTATTATTGTGCTTTTTGGTGTAAAAAGTATCAGGATGCAGTTCATTACGCGTCCAATTTTTTCGTTTTTCAAAAGAGTACTTCCACCTCTTTCTGATACTGAGAAAGAGGCCATGGAAGCGGGTGATGTATGGTGGGAAGGGGAGTTATTTCGAGGTAAACCTAATTGGGAAACCTTGCACAGTTATGGTAAGCCGAAGCTGACCGCTGAAGAGCAAGATTTTATTGAAAATCAGGTCATGACAGCATTAACCATGATTGATGATTTTGATATCGTTCAAAATCGTAAAGATCTCCCTCCAGAGTTATGGGAATATTTTAAACATGAGGGTTTTTTTGCGCTTATGATTCCTAAAAAATACGGAGGTAAAGCTTTCTCTGCGTATGCCATCTCCACGATAGTCGGCAAATTAGCCTGTCGCAGTGTGAGTGCAGCGGTGACGGTGATGGTGCCAAACTCTCTTGGCCCAGCAGAGTTGTTGACTCACTATGGTACTAAAGAGCAAAGAGAACACTGGTTACCTAAACTCGCTTCTGGTGAAGCCATTCCTTGTTTTGCTTTAACAGGTCCAGAAGCAGGCAGTGATGCTGGCGCCATACCTGATACTGGAGTGGTCTGTCGCCAACAATTTGAAGGTGAAGAGGTGTTAGGTTTACGGCTCAATTGGGATAAGCGTTACATAACCTTAGCGCCAGTATCGACAGTGTTAGGCCTCGCTTTTCAGATGCAAGATCCTGACGGTCTGTTAGGTGATAAAGAGGCACTTGGAATTACTTGTGCTTTAATTCCAACTGATCATGACGGTGTGGTGATTGGTCGGAGGCATAGCCCATTGAATATGGCCTTTATGAATGGCACCACACAAGGGAAAGATGTCTTCATTCCTCTTGATTGGATCATTGGAGGGCCACAATTTGCAGGTCGTGGATGGCGCATGTTAGTTGAGTGTTTGTCTGCAGGACGTGGGATATCGCTTCCAGCCTTGGCAACTGCAGCTGGACATACAGCAACAAAAACCACCACCGCTTACAGTTATGTGCGTCATCAATTTGGGCTCTCGATTGGTCAATTTGAAGGTGTTCAGGAAGCACTTGCGCGTATTATCGCCAACACCTATCAGTTAGAGGCAGCAAGACGACTCACCACCACAGGCATCGATCTTAAGGTCAAACCTTCTGTTGTCACTGCGATTGCCAAATACCATATGACAGAGATGAGCCGTGATGTACTTAACGATGCTATGGATATCCAGTCAGGTAAGGGGATCCAGCTAGGACCTAAAAACTATTTAGGCCATGCTTATATGGCTAATCCCATTTCAATTACGGTAGAAGGGGCGAATATCCTGACACGCAGTTTGATGATATTCGGTCAAGGAGCCACTCGTTGCCATCCTTATGTACTTGCTGAGATGGAAACTGCCGCGATGGAAGACTCGTGCGCAGCATTAGAGCGTTTTGACTCGCTGTTACTGGGCCATATTGGTTATGCGGCTAGAAATGCGTTTAGCTCACTCTTTAGTGCTTTGACAGGGAGTCGTTTTAATCAGTCTCCAGTCAGTGGTGAAACACAACAGTACTACAGAAACATGACTCGACTTTCAGCTGCATTGGCACTCATGACCGATTTTTCTATGTTGATCATGGGCGGCGATCTTAAACGCAAAGAGATGCTTTCGGCGCGTATGGGAGATGTATTGAGCGAGCTCTATCTTGCTTCTGCGACGTTAAAGATGTTTGAAGATAATGGACGTCAGCATGATGATCTTCCAGCCGTACGTTTTGTGATGGCAACTCGACTTCAAGATGCGGCTAAGGCACTCGATGGGGCGCTGCGTAATTTCCCTAATCGTCCAGTTGCTTGGGTGATGAGAGCCTTAATCTTTCCGATTGGTAACCACTTTAATGGTGCCAGCGACAAGATGACGACGGAACTGGTTAGCGGCATGATGAAGCCTGGTCCTGCACGTGATCGTCTGACATTCCTATGTCCTGATTTCGAGCAAGATAAAGGCGGGATCACCGAAGTTGAAGATGCATTTAAAGCACAATATGCATGTCGTCAAATTCATAAGAAGATTAAAACAGCTCAACGTGAAGGGGGACTCTCTAAAAAACTCGTCAATCTTGAGTTGTTTAATTTAGCTTGTGAAAACATGGTGATTACTCAAGATGAGCTAAAGGTTGTGCTTAAGGCTGATGAGTTACGACTCGCGGCAATCAATGTCGATGATTTTGAAACCTTATAG
- a CDS encoding TetR/AcrR family transcriptional regulator — MANRSDTKTRILDAAEKLFAERGFSETSLRLITSKAEVNLASVNYHFGSKKELIRAVLARYLDVFMPVASAEIVKLQDSDKAASLNDIFSALVEPLLDLNQLRTEGTRTFLQLLGRGYIESQGHLRWFITTHYGEHLTLFVKAVAESAPHIPPAEMFWRLHFTLGTVVFTMASADALTEIAAADFNEHNDIEAVIRKVIPYLSAGVSVPVN; from the coding sequence ATGGCAAATCGATCCGATACGAAAACAAGAATACTGGATGCTGCGGAAAAATTATTTGCAGAACGAGGCTTTTCTGAAACCTCGTTACGTTTGATAACCAGTAAAGCTGAAGTGAACCTTGCTTCAGTGAACTACCACTTTGGTTCAAAGAAAGAGTTAATCAGAGCGGTTTTAGCTCGTTATCTGGATGTATTTATGCCGGTTGCATCGGCGGAAATTGTTAAACTGCAAGATTCAGATAAAGCCGCATCATTGAATGATATTTTCTCTGCACTTGTTGAGCCGCTGTTAGACTTAAATCAATTAAGAACGGAAGGGACTCGTACGTTCCTGCAGCTTTTAGGGCGTGGCTATATTGAAAGTCAGGGTCATCTTCGCTGGTTTATCACCACTCATTATGGTGAACATTTAACCCTATTCGTTAAAGCCGTGGCTGAGAGTGCACCTCATATTCCTCCAGCTGAGATGTTTTGGCGTTTGCACTTTACCTTAGGTACGGTTGTTTTCACTATGGCATCTGCTGATGCGTTAACAGAGATTGCAGCTGCGGACTTTAATGAACATAATGATATCGAAGCCGTTATTCGTAAAGTTATTCCCTATCTATCTGCCGGTGTGTCAGTACCGGTTAATTAA
- a CDS encoding YybH family protein: MPFIKFTNTCIIIFFSILSSASASSEDNVALNQFYTQFTQAFETLDAQKVKNIYAEDACYIPESQSKEITMGRDNIIKVYHDFFGKIKHKEAQIEVDFRVLDRQVENNNATDIGYYLIRFHPSLDAEEPISEFAGKFVIVSKKKKDGKWYLTVDTNNRSEPSFYYDAKPIPNLYYGHHFSPLTTAKNDN; the protein is encoded by the coding sequence ATGCCTTTTATTAAATTTACCAACACTTGTATTATTATATTCTTTTCTATTTTATCTTCAGCCTCGGCAAGCTCAGAAGATAATGTGGCGTTAAATCAATTTTATACCCAATTTACTCAAGCTTTTGAGACGCTAGATGCTCAAAAAGTCAAAAATATCTATGCTGAAGATGCCTGTTACATTCCCGAAAGTCAAAGCAAAGAGATCACCATGGGCCGAGATAATATTATAAAAGTGTATCATGATTTTTTTGGGAAAATTAAACACAAGGAAGCACAAATAGAGGTTGATTTCAGAGTATTAGATAGACAAGTTGAAAATAATAATGCGACTGACATCGGATACTATTTGATCCGTTTTCACCCATCTTTAGATGCAGAAGAGCCTATAAGCGAATTTGCTGGTAAGTTTGTCATTGTCTCTAAAAAGAAAAAAGATGGTAAATGGTATCTCACTGTTGATACCAACAATCGTTCTGAACCCTCTTTTTACTACGATGCAAAACCAATTCCAAACCTGTATTATGGCCATCATTTCTCCCCATTAACTACAGCAAAGAATGACAACTGA
- a CDS encoding YchJ family protein has protein sequence MTTDLNIICPCGQNINNKTALYTHCCAPYHQASAIPVTPEQLMRSRYSAFVTQEYDYLIQTHHPDFLNGLTVNLLAESEEPHWLSLQIISTHTQGISGQVCFQAWYRDTSGLDAINECSQFVCEDGKWFYTQGKQKAAVYPKRNEVCLCNSGKKYKQCCLV, from the coding sequence ATGACAACTGATTTAAATATAATATGCCCTTGTGGTCAAAATATTAATAACAAGACCGCCCTATACACTCATTGCTGCGCTCCCTATCACCAAGCAAGCGCCATTCCTGTAACCCCTGAGCAGCTAATGAGGAGTCGGTATAGCGCCTTTGTCACCCAAGAGTACGATTACTTAATCCAAACTCATCACCCTGATTTTTTAAACGGTTTAACCGTTAACCTTTTGGCCGAAAGCGAGGAGCCTCACTGGCTTTCTCTACAAATCATCTCGACCCATACTCAGGGGATATCTGGCCAAGTCTGTTTCCAAGCTTGGTACCGTGATACAAGTGGTCTTGATGCAATTAATGAGTGTTCACAATTTGTTTGCGAAGATGGCAAATGGTTCTATACACAAGGGAAACAAAAAGCAGCCGTTTACCCTAAAAGAAATGAAGTATGTTTATGTAACAGCGGGAAAAAATATAAACAGTGCTGCCTTGTTTAA
- the queE gene encoding 7-carboxy-7-deazaguanine synthase QueE has translation MKYPVNEVFETIQGEGFYTGVPAIFVRLQGCPVGCSWCDTKHTWDRLETNRVKPELVIQVDGTVGRWSELTTSELIHFMKQKGFTASHIVITGGEPCLHDLTAMTVELNSAGYSTQIETSGTFDVLCSDKTWVTVSPKLKMKAGLIVLSQALNRANEIKHPVATQAHIDDLDVLLHDIDVAGKTICLQPISQKDRATELAMRVCIERNWRLSIQTHKYLDID, from the coding sequence ATGAAGTATCCGGTTAATGAAGTTTTTGAGACAATCCAAGGCGAAGGTTTTTATACTGGTGTGCCCGCCATTTTTGTACGCCTGCAAGGATGTCCAGTTGGCTGCAGCTGGTGTGATACTAAACATACTTGGGATCGACTCGAAACTAACCGTGTTAAACCTGAGCTTGTGATCCAAGTGGATGGCACCGTTGGACGCTGGTCAGAGCTCACGACTTCAGAATTGATTCACTTTATGAAGCAGAAGGGATTCACCGCATCACATATTGTGATAACAGGTGGAGAGCCGTGTTTACATGACCTAACGGCCATGACCGTTGAGTTAAATAGTGCAGGTTACTCGACACAAATCGAAACCAGTGGCACGTTTGATGTGCTGTGTTCGGATAAAACCTGGGTGACGGTTTCACCTAAACTGAAGATGAAGGCTGGTCTGATTGTATTATCTCAAGCACTGAATCGCGCCAATGAGATTAAGCATCCAGTGGCAACCCAAGCGCACATTGACGATCTAGATGTGTTGTTGCATGATATAGATGTGGCAGGTAAAACCATCTGCTTACAACCGATAAGCCAGAAAGACCGCGCAACTGAACTGGCAATGCGAGTTTGTATCGAACGTAATTGGCGCCTCTCGATACAAACCCACAAATATCTAGATATCGATTAA
- a CDS encoding DUF406 family protein produces MKNIKESQSALVNDTCTDCGSYADIGAVIDEHDTLLTVSFTGSEAQAEAEVISVKAKARFDGVESVIKVENEIVTLNISFAYSAEKMIFQLENGI; encoded by the coding sequence ATGAAAAACATTAAAGAATCTCAATCAGCGTTAGTTAATGATACTTGTACTGACTGTGGCAGTTATGCAGACATAGGTGCCGTGATTGATGAACATGACACACTGCTAACGGTCTCATTTACAGGTTCCGAAGCGCAGGCTGAAGCAGAAGTCATTTCTGTAAAGGCAAAAGCCCGCTTTGATGGTGTTGAAAGTGTAATAAAGGTTGAAAATGAAATAGTGACCTTAAATATTAGTTTTGCGTACAGTGCTGAAAAAATGATTTTTCAGCTAGAGAACGGTATTTAA
- a CDS encoding VC2046/SO_2500 family protein, producing the protein MRPSAVLINESQLGTRLNHAIDNDRRGEFALLLALLSSDARDMAQFQLQGDAIDPEIALRAKFELPEKQVLVNDLTVQPLPRDNSIVFVQNGARAFQLLEALSPEALVIRGNKSASMQKVLANCDYLTRQKYNGTAKSEIYDSLNSHFVDQLDQQRQMSRALV; encoded by the coding sequence ATGCGACCAAGTGCTGTCTTAATCAATGAGTCACAACTGGGGACTCGTCTTAATCATGCTATCGATAATGACAGGCGAGGAGAGTTTGCTCTTTTACTGGCTCTTTTATCTTCCGATGCCCGAGACATGGCTCAATTTCAATTGCAAGGCGATGCCATTGATCCTGAGATAGCACTGCGTGCTAAGTTTGAATTACCAGAGAAACAAGTGCTAGTTAATGATTTAACCGTTCAGCCACTGCCGAGAGATAATAGTATTGTGTTTGTACAAAATGGCGCTAGGGCATTTCAATTATTAGAAGCATTATCGCCGGAAGCATTAGTGATCAGAGGCAATAAGTCAGCTTCGATGCAGAAGGTTTTAGCTAATTGTGACTATTTAACAAGACAGAAATACAATGGCACAGCTAAGTCAGAGATTTATGACTCGCTAAATAGCCACTTTGTTGATCAATTAGATCAGCAACGGCAGATGAGTCGTGCCCTAGTGTAG
- the rrtA gene encoding rhombosortase: MSKLTSLFGKSWPVIALISLSAILLYYANLDSLLAYRRNEIGLGEYWRLFTGNLLHTNVWHLVMNLAGLWVIMLLHQQYYRSVGFSFLFVALCGLQGIGLYLFYPGLLGYVGLSGMLHGLFTYGALKDISVGMRSGYLLLIGVIVKVGYEQWFGASEQVTEMIGARVATEAHLIGVVTGIILFTCVTLYQTYLSSFFSKKGHKKAE, from the coding sequence ATGTCAAAGCTAACATCACTATTTGGCAAGAGTTGGCCGGTTATCGCGCTGATCTCACTCAGCGCTATTCTCCTATACTATGCCAACCTTGATAGCTTACTGGCATACCGTCGAAATGAGATTGGGCTAGGCGAGTATTGGCGACTTTTTACTGGTAACCTTCTACATACCAATGTTTGGCACCTCGTCATGAATTTAGCCGGGCTTTGGGTCATAATGCTGCTTCATCAGCAATACTATCGCTCCGTGGGTTTTTCCTTCCTTTTTGTCGCGCTATGTGGGCTACAAGGAATAGGACTTTACCTTTTTTATCCCGGGCTATTGGGTTATGTCGGTTTAAGCGGCATGCTGCATGGTTTATTTACCTATGGTGCGCTCAAAGACATCAGTGTTGGCATGCGTTCTGGGTATCTATTGCTTATCGGCGTGATAGTGAAAGTCGGTTACGAGCAGTGGTTTGGGGCAAGTGAGCAAGTTACCGAGATGATTGGAGCACGCGTTGCAACTGAAGCACACCTAATTGGCGTTGTGACCGGAATTATACTTTTCACTTGCGTCACTCTTTATCAAACCTATTTATCAAGTTTCTTTAGTAAAAAAGGACATAAAAAAGCGGAGTGA
- the queC gene encoding 7-cyano-7-deazaguanine synthase QueC, whose protein sequence is MSKAVSKAVIVFSGGQDSTTCLIQALTQYDEVHGITFDYGQRHSQEIEVAEKLGKQLGLTSHKTLDVSMLNELAISALTRDSIQVSNELMENGLPNTFVPGRNILFLTLAGIFAYQLGADTVITGVCETDFSGYPDCRNDFVKAMQSALVQGMDRPLTLSTPLMWLNKAETWALADKYQSLSLVRDETLTCYNGMIGTGCGTCPACLLRQKGLDDYCNNKEQVQVDLAAKCQS, encoded by the coding sequence ATGTCAAAAGCGGTATCTAAAGCGGTAATAGTATTTAGCGGTGGACAAGACTCAACCACCTGTCTTATTCAGGCCCTCACACAATATGATGAAGTTCACGGGATCACCTTTGATTACGGGCAACGTCATAGCCAAGAGATCGAAGTTGCTGAGAAGCTCGGTAAGCAACTTGGACTGACGAGTCATAAAACTCTCGATGTTTCTATGCTAAATGAGCTCGCTATCTCAGCCCTTACACGTGACTCTATTCAAGTCTCAAATGAGCTGATGGAGAATGGTTTACCCAATACGTTTGTCCCTGGCCGTAATATCCTGTTTTTAACCCTTGCGGGTATTTTTGCCTATCAACTGGGCGCTGATACCGTGATCACTGGTGTGTGTGAAACCGATTTTTCAGGCTATCCCGATTGTCGCAATGATTTTGTCAAAGCGATGCAATCTGCATTAGTACAAGGAATGGATAGACCTTTGACCTTGTCGACGCCATTAATGTGGCTTAATAAAGCTGAGACATGGGCACTGGCTGACAAATATCAAAGTTTAAGCCTAGTGAGAGATGAAACCTTAACCTGTTATAACGGCATGATAGGCACAGGGTGTGGTACCTGTCCCGCTTGTTTACTGAGGCAAAAAGGCTTAGATGACTATTGCAACAACAAAGAGCAAGTACAAGTTGACTTGGCTGCTAAATGTCAAAGCTAA
- a CDS encoding PLP-dependent cysteine synthase family protein — protein MTNSWVNKAIEKIESDYQRSADTHLIKLDIPLLTGIDIYLKDESTHPTGSLKHRLARSLFLYGLCNGWIKEGTTIIESSSGSTAVSEAYFARLLGLPFIAVMPKTTAKKKIQQIEFYGGSCHFVDHSNEIYAASEKLATQLNGHYMDQFTYAERATDWRGNNNIANSIFEQMTLEPHPIPTWIVMGPGTGGTSATIGRYIRYQQLETQLCVVDPEHSVFYDYFTTGDKTLTSCHGSKIEGIGRPRVEPSFIPGVIDHMEKIPDAASVATIYWLEKLIGRKAGPSTGTNLYGVLNIASEMLAKGEQGSIVTLLCDSGERYLDSYYDPIWVNNNIGDLTKYEAKLTQFSLTGSLS, from the coding sequence ATGACGAATTCTTGGGTCAACAAGGCGATCGAAAAAATTGAATCCGACTATCAACGCAGTGCAGATACGCATTTAATTAAACTCGATATTCCTCTGCTAACAGGCATCGATATCTATCTCAAAGATGAGAGCACTCATCCTACTGGCAGCCTTAAGCACAGACTTGCACGTTCACTATTTCTTTATGGTCTGTGTAACGGCTGGATTAAAGAGGGAACGACAATTATTGAGTCCTCTTCTGGCAGTACTGCCGTTTCTGAAGCCTATTTTGCGCGATTACTCGGCCTGCCCTTTATTGCTGTCATGCCTAAAACAACGGCGAAGAAGAAAATCCAACAAATAGAATTTTATGGTGGCAGCTGTCACTTTGTCGATCATTCCAATGAAATCTATGCCGCCTCAGAAAAGCTTGCAACTCAGCTCAATGGCCATTACATGGATCAGTTCACCTATGCCGAACGCGCGACTGATTGGCGAGGTAATAACAATATTGCCAACTCTATTTTCGAACAGATGACGTTAGAGCCCCACCCTATTCCAACGTGGATCGTCATGGGTCCTGGCACCGGAGGCACATCGGCGACAATTGGTCGTTATATACGATATCAACAGCTCGAAACTCAACTTTGTGTTGTTGACCCTGAACATTCCGTATTTTATGACTATTTTACCACAGGGGATAAAACACTGACTTCTTGTCATGGCAGTAAAATAGAAGGCATAGGCAGGCCAAGGGTTGAGCCATCATTTATTCCAGGGGTCATTGACCATATGGAAAAGATCCCAGACGCAGCATCTGTCGCAACCATATATTGGTTAGAAAAACTGATAGGAAGAAAAGCTGGGCCTTCGACAGGCACAAACCTTTATGGGGTATTGAACATCGCCTCCGAGATGCTAGCGAAAGGTGAACAAGGTTCTATCGTAACCCTTTTATGTGATTCAGGAGAGCGCTATTTAGACAGTTACTACGACCCGATTTGGGTTAACAATAATATTGGGGATTTAACAAAATATGAGGCTAAACTGACACAATTTAGCCTTACAGGCAGCTTATCTTGA